A part of Gossypium hirsutum isolate 1008001.06 chromosome A07, Gossypium_hirsutum_v2.1, whole genome shotgun sequence genomic DNA contains:
- the LOC107952916 gene encoding 60S ribosomal protein L36-2 yields the protein MAPSQPKTGLSVGLNKGHVVTKKELASRPSNRKGKTSKRVHFVRSLIREVAGFAPYEKRITELLKVGKDKRALKVAKRKLGTHKRAKKKREEMSSVLRKMRSAGGGEKKK from the exons ATGGCTCCAAGTCAACCTAAAACTGGCCTTTCTGTGGGCTTAAACAAAGGACATGTTGTTACCAAGAAGGAATTGGCTTCCCGCCCTTCTAATAGAAAGGGG AAAACCAGCAAGAGAGTCCACTTTGTGAGGAGCCTAATTCGGGAGGTTGCTGGTTTCGCTCCATATGAGAAGAGGATAACTGAACTTCTCAAAGTTGGGAAAGATAAGCGTGCTTTGAAGGTGGCAAAGAGAAAGCTAGGCACTCACAAGCGGGCCAAGAAGAAGCGTGAGGAGATGTCTAGCGTTCTCCGCAAGATGAG GTCAGCTGGAGGTGGGGAGAAAAAGAAGTGA